The Lutibacter profundi genome includes a region encoding these proteins:
- a CDS encoding DUF4177 domain-containing protein has product MKEYKIVKPESRWTTKDKTFEDLFNKYASQGWQIISISYAQSGNIQKAVLKEIKIDKLTIL; this is encoded by the coding sequence ATGAAAGAGTATAAAATTGTGAAGCCTGAAAGCAGGTGGACTACTAAAGATAAAACTTTCGAAGATTTATTTAACAAGTATGCTTCCCAAGGTTGGCAAATTATTAGTATTTCTTATGCGCAATCTGGAAATATTCAAAAAGCGGTTTTGAAAGAAATAAAAATAGATAAACTTACTATATTATGA
- a CDS encoding S1/P1 nuclease: protein MKIVKKISFIVVLLIVTTQVSTANPYWGKTGHRTIGEIANQYLKNKTKHKIAELLNGQSLALVSTFADDIKSDRHYDEFYTWHYVNMPFNVDYQHSIKNKKGDLVTGIAKCKEVIKDKNSTKEEKAFYLKLLVHLIGDLHQPMHAGRKEDKGGNMIQVQWFGAGTNLHAVWDTKMINQFGMAYTELADNADKISKEQVKFLEEGSIIDWVNETHKLSIKTYASVKVGENLRYAYMYNHFALVRSQLQKGGIRLAKVLDDLFS, encoded by the coding sequence ATGAAAATTGTAAAAAAAATTAGTTTTATAGTCGTTCTTTTAATTGTTACTACACAGGTTAGTACTGCTAATCCATATTGGGGAAAAACAGGACATAGAACAATTGGAGAAATTGCCAATCAGTATTTGAAAAATAAAACGAAACATAAAATAGCTGAATTATTAAATGGGCAAAGTTTGGCGCTTGTTTCAACTTTTGCTGATGATATTAAATCAGATAGACATTATGATGAATTTTATACTTGGCATTATGTAAATATGCCTTTTAACGTTGATTATCAGCATTCTATAAAAAACAAAAAAGGAGATTTAGTTACTGGAATTGCAAAATGCAAAGAAGTAATTAAGGATAAAAACAGTACTAAAGAGGAAAAAGCTTTTTATTTAAAACTATTGGTTCATTTAATAGGAGATTTGCATCAGCCAATGCATGCTGGAAGAAAAGAAGATAAGGGAGGAAATATGATTCAAGTTCAATGGTTTGGCGCGGGCACCAATTTACATGCAGTTTGGGACACTAAAATGATTAATCAGTTTGGTATGGCTTATACGGAACTTGCTGATAATGCTGATAAAATTTCAAAAGAGCAAGTGAAATTTTTAGAAGAAGGATCCATTATTGATTGGGTGAACGAAACTCATAAATTAAGTATAAAAACATATGCTTCTGTTAAAGTTGGTGAAAATTTGCGTTATGCTTATATGTACAATCATTTTGCTTTAGTGCGCTCTCAATTACAAAAAGGAGGAATTCGTTTGGCAAAAGTTTTAGACGATTTGTTTTCTTAA
- a CDS encoding type II toxin-antitoxin system RelE/ParE family toxin, protein MTNFRLSNTAKEDLIRIHHYGVKTFGEKQADKYFDSFFEYFDRISKSPYSFESVDYIKIGYRRCVCGSDSIYFRINENDKAVEIMTIIGRQELKNLL, encoded by the coding sequence ATGACTAATTTTAGGCTGAGTAATACGGCAAAAGAAGATTTAATAAGAATTCATCATTACGGAGTAAAAACATTTGGAGAAAAACAAGCGGATAAATACTTTGATTCGTTTTTTGAATATTTTGATAGAATATCAAAAAGTCCATATTCATTTGAATCCGTTGATTATATTAAAATAGGATATAGAAGATGTGTTTGTGGTTCTGATTCAATTTATTTTAGGATAAATGAAAATGATAAAGCTGTAGAAATTATGACAATAATTGGACGACAAGAGTTGAAAAATTTACTTTAA
- a CDS encoding ribbon-helix-helix domain-containing protein, translated as MTRQSISFTEPNDNWLKAQIENKEYSSKSELVNDLIRQARKQQAQIDWISSKLERAEKSGFTTDSKEHILAQSKSLLND; from the coding sequence ATGACAAGACAAAGTATTTCATTTACTGAGCCGAATGATAATTGGTTAAAGGCTCAAATTGAAAATAAAGAATATTCGAGTAAAAGTGAATTAGTTAATGATTTGATTAGACAAGCAAGAAAACAACAAGCTCAAATTGATTGGATTAGTTCCAAATTGGAAAGAGCTGAAAAAAGTGGATTTACTACAGATTCTAAAGAACATATTTTGGCTCAATCAAAATCCTTATTGAATGACTAA
- a CDS encoding NUDIX hydrolase — protein sequence MVLAASGIIIQNKKILLLQRSNYTENYPEYWGCPGGRANKGETAEQNVIREVKEECNLNFYPTSILKKGIWQDRNYYRFLGNWSGKIKIQELEVLDYNWFSYNEAIKLQLSFDYKEVIELLYKKQLL from the coding sequence ATGGTTTTAGCTGCCTCAGGAATTATCATTCAAAATAAAAAAATTCTTCTTTTACAGCGCTCAAATTACACTGAAAATTACCCTGAATATTGGGGTTGCCCTGGTGGAAGAGCTAATAAAGGTGAAACTGCGGAACAAAATGTAATTAGAGAAGTAAAAGAAGAGTGCAATTTAAACTTCTATCCTACTTCAATTTTAAAAAAAGGTATTTGGCAAGACAGAAATTATTATCGTTTTTTGGGAAACTGGTCTGGAAAAATAAAAATTCAGGAATTAGAAGTGTTAGATTATAATTGGTTTTCTTATAATGAAGCCATCAAACTTCAATTATCCTTTGATTATAAAGAAGTTATAGAATTACTTTATAAAAAACAATTACTATAA
- a CDS encoding SPFH domain-containing protein, translated as MNKEKIIKVSNGYFMLSLLVLLIAGGIFNIINSIIWLFFSCFILSIILLPGFFLVNPNTSKVILLFGKYIGTVKENGFYWANPLYRKRGISLRASNFDSERVKVNDKLGNPIMISTILVWKVKNTFKAAFDVDNYENFVRVQSDAAVRKLASLYPYDNFEDEGMEEEITLRASVNEVSEALEKELSERLDMAGIEVLEARIGYLAYAQEIAGAMLKRQQATAIVAARHKIVEGAVSMVEMALDELSKKNIVTLDEERKAAMVSNLMVVLCSDKDTIPIVNTGTLNH; from the coding sequence ATGAATAAAGAAAAAATTATAAAAGTATCTAACGGTTATTTTATGCTTTCCCTTCTGGTTCTATTAATTGCTGGAGGTATTTTTAATATAATCAACTCAATCATCTGGTTATTTTTTAGTTGTTTTATCCTATCAATTATTCTCCTTCCTGGTTTCTTTTTGGTAAACCCAAATACTTCAAAAGTAATTTTACTTTTTGGCAAATACATTGGTACCGTAAAAGAAAATGGTTTTTACTGGGCAAATCCATTATATCGCAAAAGAGGAATTTCATTAAGAGCCAGCAACTTTGATAGTGAACGTGTAAAAGTTAATGACAAACTTGGAAATCCAATTATGATTAGTACCATTTTGGTTTGGAAAGTAAAAAACACTTTTAAAGCTGCATTTGATGTAGATAATTATGAAAATTTTGTACGTGTACAATCTGATGCTGCCGTTAGAAAATTAGCAAGTTTATATCCGTATGACAATTTTGAAGATGAAGGTATGGAAGAAGAAATTACGCTTAGAGCAAGTGTAAATGAAGTTAGTGAAGCCCTAGAAAAAGAACTTTCTGAACGATTGGACATGGCTGGAATTGAAGTTTTAGAAGCACGTATTGGATACTTAGCCTATGCCCAAGAAATTGCAGGCGCTATGTTAAAACGTCAACAAGCAACAGCTATTGTAGCTGCACGCCATAAAATAGTAGAAGGTGCAGTTAGTATGGTTGAAATGGCTTTAGATGAATTAAGCAAAAAAAATATTGTTACATTAGATGAAGAACGAAAAGCTGCAATGGTAAGCAATTTAATGGTAGTTCTTTGCTCTGACAAAGACACCATTCCAATAGTTAATACAGGAACTTTAAATCATTAA
- a CDS encoding alpha/beta hydrolase has translation MKHKFHIIIFSLVSFLSFAQEKNYKETSINIPTKSVTLKGTLLTAISNKKTPLVIIIPGSGPTDRDGNNAQMKNNSLKFLAESLAKNNITSYRYDKSVLSFTPKDKTLIDSLTFETFINEAKSVIKYFKKNKNYSKIIVAGHSQGSLVGMIATHNIADAFISLEGAGRTIDKIITEQINKQAPFLKDETASVLSELKKGNVVEKFNPMLNSLFNKQVQPFLISWIKYNPQQEIKKLTIPVLIINGTNDIQVSISDAELLHKANSTSELVLIKNMNHIFKEINGDINENMLSYTNPNLPIMKELVNSITTFIKNSN, from the coding sequence ATGAAGCATAAATTTCACATCATAATTTTTAGTTTAGTTTCTTTTTTATCATTTGCTCAGGAAAAAAATTATAAAGAAACTTCCATTAACATTCCTACAAAGTCTGTAACACTAAAAGGAACATTATTAACAGCTATTTCAAATAAAAAAACTCCTTTAGTTATCATAATTCCAGGTTCTGGTCCAACAGACAGAGATGGCAATAATGCACAAATGAAAAATAATTCATTGAAGTTTTTAGCTGAAAGTTTAGCTAAAAATAATATTACTTCCTATAGATATGATAAAAGTGTACTTTCTTTCACCCCAAAAGATAAAACTCTTATTGATTCATTAACTTTTGAAACTTTTATTAATGAAGCTAAATCTGTGATTAAATACTTTAAAAAAAATAAAAATTATTCAAAAATAATAGTTGCAGGTCACAGTCAAGGAAGTTTAGTTGGTATGATTGCTACACATAATATTGCTGATGCATTTATTTCGTTGGAAGGTGCAGGAAGAACAATTGATAAAATTATTACAGAGCAAATAAATAAACAAGCTCCCTTTTTAAAAGATGAAACTGCCAGCGTTTTAAGTGAATTAAAAAAAGGAAATGTTGTTGAAAAATTTAACCCAATGCTAAATTCATTATTCAACAAACAAGTACAGCCCTTTTTAATTTCTTGGATAAAATACAATCCTCAACAAGAAATTAAAAAATTAACCATTCCAGTTTTAATAATAAATGGAACTAATGATATTCAAGTTTCTATTTCAGATGCTGAATTATTGCATAAAGCAAACTCTACATCAGAATTAGTATTAATTAAAAACATGAATCATATTTTTAAAGAAATAAATGGAGACATAAACGAGAACATGCTATCCTATACAAACCCTAATTTACCTATTATGAAAGAATTAGTAAATTCAATAACAACTTTTATAAAAAATAGCAACTAA
- a CDS encoding RluA family pseudouridine synthase, whose protein sequence is MKPAGITVSGNAFKTIANALAFNLKKSSQQDALDIPTPVHRLDNQTSGILLIAKTKTAQIELGKQFTNQTIQKKYYAISIGKVTKNQNITLSIDGKFAETSFEIVKVVKSLKFNALTCLKISPKTGRTHQIRIHLASIGHPILGDKLYGNKETLHKGKGLFLCASEIQFSHPKTSKIIHLKINIPHKFKSVFIRERRRWKTYNN, encoded by the coding sequence ATAAAACCTGCCGGAATTACGGTTAGTGGTAATGCATTCAAAACAATAGCAAATGCATTAGCTTTTAACTTGAAAAAAAGCTCTCAACAAGACGCTTTAGACATTCCAACACCTGTTCACAGATTAGACAATCAAACTTCTGGGATATTGCTAATTGCCAAAACCAAAACGGCACAAATTGAGTTAGGAAAACAATTTACCAATCAAACTATTCAAAAAAAATATTATGCTATTTCCATTGGTAAAGTAACTAAAAACCAAAATATTACCTTAAGTATTGATGGTAAATTTGCTGAAACAAGTTTTGAGATTGTAAAGGTTGTGAAATCCTTGAAATTTAACGCATTAACTTGTCTAAAAATCTCTCCAAAAACAGGAAGAACACATCAAATTCGCATTCATTTAGCATCTATTGGTCATCCTATTTTAGGCGATAAATTGTATGGAAATAAAGAAACCCTTCACAAGGGTAAAGGGCTTTTTTTATGTGCCTCAGAAATACAATTTTCACATCCAAAAACATCAAAAATAATTCACCTAAAAATTAATATACCTCATAAATTTAAATCGGTATTCATTCGTGAAAGACGCCGTTGGAAAACTTACAATAATTAA
- a CDS encoding Arc family DNA binding domain-containing protein: MAKKKAFALRINEDMLKAIEKWAADEFRSTNGQLEWMLNKCLKEAKRHPKKPLSKE, translated from the coding sequence ATGGCTAAGAAAAAAGCATTTGCCTTACGTATTAATGAAGATATGCTTAAAGCTATTGAAAAATGGGCAGCCGATGAGTTTAGATCCACTAACGGTCAGTTAGAATGGATGCTAAATAAGTGCCTAAAAGAAGCCAAAAGGCATCCTAAAAAACCTCTATCTAAAGAATAA